The Hordeum vulgare subsp. vulgare chromosome 4H, MorexV3_pseudomolecules_assembly, whole genome shotgun sequence genomic interval AGAATACTTTTTTACATGTAATAGGAGATCGTCGTCGTCAAACTGGTAGCTAAATACCAAGGGAACCACAACTAATTGAATTTCCATGTCTACAAAGGTAACTAAAACAAATTTACTTTATGGGGCTACTTTAATTTGTCTAAGTTGATACGGGCGTTGGTGAATGTTAAAGGGTCTAATTAACTATGTTGACATTGGAGTTTGCCATCGAGATCGAATACCTCTCGGCAGTTAATAAATAGCAATCTAACGATTAGGGTTGagtttgggttttgtttagagaaCTATATAGCGTCTGTTACTTTCATCTGTCTTCGGTCGTAGCGACTAATTATATATTTCAAGTAATGTGTAGACATCAAATAACATAACCAGTATACTTTTAGATATGAGAGAGAACTAATGATATTTTATTACCGTAGAATAACCCTTTCAAGGATCATCTTCTCTATGAGCATATATATTGCCTCACCTTATATCCATTGCTGCACATTGGCATTTCAATAACATTATTTTGATAACATGTCTATATAGATAGCCACGTTTTTGTGTCCGGGCTCAGATGAGCCCGGGCATGAACATTACCGCGATTTCAAATATAAAAATGGTTCAAAAGGTTCTAATTTTTTTTGTGCTGCAAGATGCTCCTGTGCGCAAACTCCATGCAAAGTTTTATGAATTTTGAACATTCGAGAAGCTTGTGGTAAAAAATACAAAATTCGGATGCCTTAGAAACAATTGAAAATTCCACTGTTCATGTCTGATTTTGTCGTTTTTCGAGGAGCTCATCGAATGTCCAAACTTTGCAAAATTTTGCACGGAGTTCACGCACAAGAGCATCTTGCATGACAAAGAAAAAATCGATTTTTTTAACTTTTTTTCATTTTAAATTAAGGTATTGTTCATCGGGCTCATCTGAGCCCGGGATCCAGCTTGAATCATCAGTCTATATATCATTGTAGTGTTGGACAATAACTTCGAAAACATCCACAAGTTTATATTAATTGTAAGAAGagtaaaataatattttgtatttTCCTTGATTGGCTTATATGTTTGGAATATTGTTTCCCCCAAAATGCAGCATGCAACTTGCATTGACATTTGGAGCTGGTGTTATGTGGTAACGTACTTGTGTCATGAGAAGACTATATTTTTGGTTCACAATGTAAGTGATTTTGGTGCCCACAAAGTtcggttttatttatttatgtttctTTTCAGGTCCAAATTGAGAAGGCAAAAAGGTACTTCAGCAACATAATAAGATGCCCTGTTCCATTCTCTCAGAAGTCGGAGGTTTGCCATGAGTGAAGATAACCTGATGACATAGCAAGGTAAATTGGTCGAATAACAACCCCATCCTCCCTGAATCACCATGCTGTGCATATTCATTTGAAAAGTTTGGGTTAAACAACACTGATCTCGATTGATATGGAAATAAGACCATATTAGCAAGTCGATTCCATTTTATCCGAAGATAAAAATTTGCTAAGTTGAAGACCAAATAGAGAAATTATAGGACAAACTTTCATGCTTCTGAAATCATTAACGCCAACCATAATGACCCACCCTAAAATTTACTTGCCGAGAGCAACCAACCCAAGCTAACTTCCGATGGTAAAAATAATATTACTAATAACTACCAGATAAACTTTCATGCTTATGAAATCATTAACGCCAACCTCATAATTTGCACAGCGTGTGGGGGAGATACGTGGATATTAATTTTTGGCTATCTAAAAAACCCTACCAACAAGAGCTAATTTGTGTTTGGATCATCACTTGCCTCAAGCATACTTGTGTAAATTATGAATCAAGACACTTCCTTTGGTTGTGAGATTATTGAAATCTTTCATTTTTATATACTCGATGATGATGCCTATATAATCATGCTATGAGCCCGTAGGAACACACTGGCTTTCTACTAAGGATGGTCAAACTGCCAAAAAGAACTTCTCATCAAATGGGGTGTCATGCTATCCTGGCAAGATCCTGGtatgtatttttctttttctttcttgagCCATCCCCAATCCCTCCTTTGAAATACCCCTAAAAAGAGTACTTTGTCATATGTATATATTGTTCTCTCTTATATTTTGTTTGCTAAAGTTTCTTGAAGTATATATAACTTACTTACTAAAGAAGGCCAAGCCAATATAAGACAAAggcttgttattattattattattattattattattattattattattattattattactattactaTTTGCTAAAATGCAGAGAGAGCACACCCATCTTGTTAAGTGTATTTTTTTTAGTGCCAAATTACATGAGTATCAAACATACAAACTTAATCTCGTAAAACAAACACAATGGTGCCAACATTTAGTTGGCATACAAATTCTTCCTTTATAAAAACACAATTTGAATGTGCATTGATTTAAACTAGGTTGTTCGCAATAATTTATGTGCCTATTAGGCTCAACTCAAGTTCCCAACAACCTGTGTAGCAACAACACAAAATACTAAATTTGGTTTACCGAACATGATAATACCATTAAAATCAGAATTATACTATTAGCCTTCGACACTATTTGGGAATATGTATGTTCATCCTCGATACAATGTAATTAATGTTCACCATATGGCTTGATAACCGAACCATTTTACCATTAATCTTGACCTCCTTTCTATTGTTGTAATGGCCTTGAGATTATATTGTTAGCACGACATTGTTTTTACGAACCTAATGCAGATAGGTGGGTTGTTGAACTTTAGACCAGGATGAAATGGACAAGAGTTTGCACGAAGTGTTGCAAGGCCTGTCTAATAACTTCTTTGTGTTGTAAGAGAACATATCATTTGTTACTAACTACAGATCATGAGTTCTACTAGCATCGATGGACCTGGTTAATATATCTTATATCAAACATTCACATGGTGTTTCTCAAGCCTCATGCCAACGGATCCTTTTAAATTGTAGTGCACATGATATTCTTATAAAGCTTCCTACTTATATGCATTTAAAGTGTATGTTAGAAAACAAATATATTGTTAGTCGCATGTGACATGGAAAACATTGAATCAAATGGCTAGGGACAAGGTAGTGCAAAGATGAGGGATCTAGCATGCAATTTATAGGCTTCACTTGTGGATGTTTTGGAATAACATTGACAGAGCTTTGTTCCatggttgttgtttttctttttgtgacCATACAGAAATATAAAGTTCAGTGATGGAGGTGCCGAGGAAGAAAGATACCAGCTTATGTGAAGAAGAAGGCACAACCCATATGTTGGTTGGAGGAAAACGGTGCATCATTCAAATCAGTGGCTAAATGAGGATGTGGTGGAACAAATGTTTCATGGCTGAgtctttcattttcctatttcttattatATGTACTAAGGTGAGGGGCCTTATGAATCACCATTTGCTGATGGTGTTCCAAATATATTAGAGAGCATCACAACGACAAAGAAGCCACATACATAATCAAAAGATAGTGAATTGAAAGATGGATGATGTAGGGATGTACAAGGTGACCGATAACAACTTGGATGGAATGTATGCGAGAGGGGTGAATGGTGTTTGTTGAAAAGAGAGAGGAAGATGCTTATGTTTGTTGTTTTACGGAATATCGCACACAATATGTACATTCATGATAAAAAGCTCGGGCAATATCTACATTTATTTGTTGGCCCATGACAACGCACGAACACTCTACTAGTTGGAATTGGGTGTCCGTTGGTCTTTACGTGTCCTGGCCTCCTGGGAACCGGAAGTGCAAGTCCGTCTGCAACGGGTGGGTGCTGCATTTGATGCTCGTACGTATTGCTCGTGCCATGTGCATCCACACGAGAGAAGCTGCATCTAGCGCGGTGCTTAGTATAATAACTTTGGAGGCATAACTTAACTGGTGTGTTCGAAGAAAAAACATAACTAGTACTACAAATATAGTATAAGCGATTAACTTTGGCAGAGAAATCATAATCGCACAGCGGAAGCgtggtgggcccataacccactggTCCCAGGATCGAAACCTTGCTCTGATATAATTTTTTCTAAAATTTTATTGATTGGTTTGTGTAGCTTTTGTCCTTCTCGAAATACTGATCATGTACACACTTTCCTTTTTATTCGATTAAACATTTATTTTCTGACGAACCAGGAGAACAAGTGTGGGACACTAACAGTCAGTAACACAAACTGCTAACACCACAAATGCTCggtgcttcttccccttctttacTGAAACCAACGAGACTATGAGGCAGCATGCATTTTCTTATCCTAATGCTTGAACTGTCAGCTATGTTCGGTTGATAAGGATTTCAAGAGGGTTTGGCAGGTCATGCTTTTGCGTGCCCCTCCACCATCTGGACATGTTGTTGCCGTGCCCCCTTCTCTCTCGCCGGAGCGCCCCGGCCCCTATATGACCACCGGTGCCACCCTGATCTCGTCGGGGGGCCACCGGAGGTTGGTGCACTGCTGGTTCTCGAGCTATCTATCTATCACCGTAGAAGGGGAGCGGAAGGAGGGTGCCATCCGGCATGGGGCGGCCGCCGTGCTGCGACAAGGCGAACCTGAAGAAGGGGCCGTGGACGGCGGAGGAGGACGCCAAGCTGCTGGCCTACACGGCTACACCTCCGACAGACTACTTTTTCTGTCATCATCCCTGCTAGTATAAACTTTGCAACCATATACTCCAGCGTTCAGATCTTGTAGATTTATGGATGTCCTAACTTGGTTTATCAGATAATTTCTCATATACCGGAAATCACGTACTATTTGTATTCAAGAATTTACTTAGTAGTTCGTTcaaaaaatagaaacaaataTAGTTTAGTCGTCCAGTGACCAGCCTCGTCTCGTGTCTACGTTTCTTCTGAATATATCCTACTAGAATGTAGTGAAATGCTGAAAATTGGGTGAAGAACAGATCTGAATAGCCGTCCTAAATTAATAGGATTTGGCACAAAATGCTCTACATGCATTGAGCGTAACATGAAAGTACGTGTCCTTGTTGGGTGCATGCAGGTGGTCTCTGATCGCGAACCAGCTGCCGGGGTGGACGAACAACGACGTCAAGAACTACTGGAACACCAAGCTGAGCAAGAAGCTGCGGCAGCGGGGCATCGACCCCATCACCCACCGCCCCATCGCCGACCTCATGCGGACCATCGGCACCCTCGCCATCCGCCCGCCGCCCAGCGCCGCGGCTACGATGCCCCTCCActgagccggaggaggagccgccCCGCATAGTGCCAACGCTGACCTCGCAGCCCCGTTCAAGTGCCAGGATTGCCAAAACAGCAATCGGCCTCACCCAGCAACAGAAGGCGCATGCGAGGTTGGCCCAGCAACTGCTCTTCATCGACGGACCTGAAGAGTTCAACTCCACTGTGCGCTCCCGCTACGTCGACAGGTCCAAGGCGCCTCTTGGCAAGCTCACTGTCACCCTTGCCAAG includes:
- the LOC123450603 gene encoding uncharacterized protein LOC123450603 — translated: MLLRAPPPSGHVVAVPPSLSPERPGPYMTTGATLISSGGHRRLVHCWFSSYLSITVEGERKEGAIRHGAAAVLRQGEPEEGAVDGGGGRQAAGLHGYTSDRLLFLTDLNSRPKLIGFGTKCSTCIERNMKVRVLVGCMQVVSDREPAAGVDEQRRQELLEHQAEQEAAAAGHRPHHPPPHRRPHADHRHPRHPPAAQRRGYDAPPLSRRRSRPA